A part of Paenibacillus sp. IHBB 10380 genomic DNA contains:
- a CDS encoding S8 family peptidase yields the protein MDYTGFIQMLLEESERPASALERRIITFHNPQGFNAYQRELHALKSSGITIPNVQSANLIKAIIAPLPCRSKLINKYKDTLHIEDDVQLKVHALPSTIENSPGIPYGVKQIQAPKAWSTSTGHHIKIGVIDTGADYYHPDLRHSLARGINLLNRNMMPLDDNGHGTHIAGTIAAANSTVGMIGVAPRATIYPVKAFDHNGSAYVSDIILGIDWCVRNHVDIINMSFGMKTRSRALQEIVNKAYNAGISIIASSGNDGKRRSIDYPARYSQTISVGATDHNRRIAGFSNRGQYIDIYAPGDKIISSWTRGKYHEMSGTSMATSHVSGAIALLLSQNRNLNPSELKALLRRTATPLRVRKGQRLDRDCGEVNALRLLKEGMKANAATSEPLTASIKPQKNRPS from the coding sequence ATGGACTACACCGGTTTTATTCAAATGCTACTTGAAGAGTCTGAACGTCCCGCCTCGGCACTAGAAAGACGTATCATTACCTTTCATAATCCCCAAGGCTTCAACGCATACCAGCGGGAATTGCATGCACTTAAATCAAGCGGTATTACCATTCCGAACGTGCAGTCAGCTAATTTAATTAAAGCTATCATTGCTCCTCTACCGTGTCGAAGCAAGTTGATTAACAAATATAAAGATACACTGCACATTGAAGACGATGTTCAGCTAAAGGTTCATGCTCTTCCAAGCACTATTGAGAATAGTCCTGGCATTCCTTATGGAGTCAAACAAATCCAAGCACCCAAGGCATGGTCAACATCCACAGGCCACCATATCAAAATTGGTGTCATTGACACAGGTGCTGATTATTATCATCCAGATCTACGCCATTCGCTTGCCAGAGGCATCAATCTACTCAATCGAAATATGATGCCCTTAGATGACAATGGTCACGGAACTCATATTGCAGGTACTATCGCCGCAGCTAACAGTACGGTAGGAATGATTGGTGTAGCTCCACGAGCTACTATATATCCCGTCAAAGCTTTTGATCACAACGGCTCTGCTTACGTATCCGACATTATTCTCGGTATCGATTGGTGTGTAAGGAATCATGTCGATATCATTAATATGAGTTTTGGAATGAAGACCCGTAGCCGAGCCTTACAAGAAATTGTTAACAAAGCGTATAATGCAGGCATTTCAATTATTGCTTCATCAGGAAATGACGGAAAACGACGAAGTATTGATTACCCTGCTCGTTATTCACAGACCATTTCCGTTGGAGCTACGGATCATAATCGTCGAATCGCCGGATTCAGTAATCGAGGACAATATATTGATATCTATGCACCTGGTGACAAAATTATATCTTCTTGGACTCGAGGCAAATATCATGAAATGAGTGGCACTTCTATGGCAACCTCACATGTCAGCGGAGCTATCGCACTATTACTGTCACAGAATCGAAATTTAAACCCTAGCGAACTTAAGGCATTATTGCGCCGCACTGCCACTCCCCTACGTGTTCGAAAAGGGCAACGATTAGATCGAGACTGCGGTGAAGTAAATGCACTTCGCTTGTTAAAAGAAGGCATGAAAGCTAATGCAGCCACCTCTGAACCGCTAACCGCTAGCATAAAACCACAAAAAAACCGTCCTTCCTAA
- the rpoE gene encoding DNA-directed RNA polymerase subunit delta, whose translation MSTPIQLKIDPERIKEMPMVDLAFAILKTVNTPYYYLDLMSEVAKQRGLTEKQMNDTIAQLYTEINIDGRFACVGTNLWGLKRWYPADRSEDPIANAKRPRIINDDDDDLEDDDFTDEETYSGDDGEDFDRIDEDHDDIYSDDDSEEEAEEEVILEDADLDEDDDDSSDEDEDEESDDSGNSRD comes from the coding sequence GTGAGTACCCCAATCCAACTAAAAATTGATCCAGAAAGAATTAAGGAAATGCCGATGGTTGACTTGGCGTTTGCCATCCTAAAGACGGTTAATACGCCCTATTATTACCTTGATTTGATGTCAGAGGTAGCCAAGCAGCGTGGTCTAACAGAGAAACAAATGAATGATACCATTGCACAGTTATATACGGAGATTAATATCGACGGACGGTTCGCCTGCGTTGGAACTAATCTCTGGGGTCTGAAACGTTGGTATCCTGCTGATCGTTCTGAAGATCCGATTGCTAATGCCAAGCGTCCACGAATCATCAATGATGATGACGATGACTTGGAAGATGACGACTTCACGGATGAAGAAACTTATAGTGGTGATGACGGTGAAGATTTCGACAGAATTGATGAAGACCATGACGACATTTATAGTGATGATGACAGCGAGGAAGAAGCTGAAGAAGAAGTTATCCTAGAGGATGCCGATTTAGATGAAGATGATGACGATTCGTCAGATGAAGATGAAGATGAAGAATCCGATGATTCAGGTAATAGTAGGGACTAG